Proteins encoded in a region of the Phacochoerus africanus isolate WHEZ1 chromosome 8, ROS_Pafr_v1, whole genome shotgun sequence genome:
- the LOC125132460 gene encoding protein-serine O-palmitoleoyltransferase porcupine-like — MATFSRQEFFQQLLQGCLLPTAQQGLDQIWLLLAICLACRLLWRLGLPSYLKHASAVAGGFFSLYHFFQLHMVWVVLLSLLCYLVLFLCQHSSHRGIFLSITILSYLLMGETYMVDTVTWHKMRGAQMIVAMKVISLGFDLDRSEVGVVPSLMEFLGYLYFVGTIIFGPWISFHSYVQAIQGRPLSRQWLQKVTQSLVLALLCLVLSTCVGPYLFPYFIPLDGDHLLRKWLRAYESAVSFHFSNYFVGFLSEATATLAGAGFTEEKDHLEWDLTVSKPLNVELPRSMVEVVTSWNLPMSYWLNNYVFKNALHMGTFSAVLVTYAASALLHGFSFHLAAVLLSLAFITYVEHVLRKRLARILSACVLSKRCPPDCSHQHRLGLAVRALNLLFGALTIFHLAYLGSLFDVDVDDTTEEQGYSMGYTVHKWSELSWASHWVTFGCWIFYRLIG; from the coding sequence ATGGCCACCTTCAGCCGTCAGGAATTTTTCCAACAACTGCTGCAGGGCTGTCTCCTGCCTACTGCCCAGCAGGGCCTTGACCAGATCTGGCTGCTACTTGCCATCTGCCTCGCCTGCCGTCTCCTCTGGAGGCTTGGGTTGCCATCTTACCTGAAGCATGCAAGCGCTGTGGCAGGTGGGTTCTTCAGCCTGTACCACTTCTTCCAGCTGCACATGGTTTGGGTCGTGCTGCTCAGCCTTCTGTGCTACCTTGTGCTGTTCCTCTGCCAACATTCTTCCCATCGTGGCATCTTCCTCTCCATCACCATCCTAAGCTACCTACTTATGGGTGAAACGTACATGGTGGACACTGTGACATGGCACAAGATGCGAGGGGCCCAGATGATTGTGGCCATGAAGGTGATATCTTTGGGCTTTGACCTGGACCGCAGTGAGGTGGGTGTGGTGCCCTCACTCATGGAGTTCTTGGGCTACCTCTACTTCGTGGGCACCATCATCTTTGGGCCCTGGATATCCTTCCACAGCTACGTACAGGCTATCCAAGGCCGCCCGCTAAGCAGACAGTGGCTGCAGAAAGTGACCCAGAGCCTGGTACTGGCCCTGCTGTGTCTTGTACTGTCAACCTGTGTGGGCCCCTACCTTTTCCCATACTTCATCCCCCTTGATGGTGACCACCTCCTTCGCAAGTGGCTGCGAGCTTACGAGAGTGCTGTCTCCTTCCACTTCAGCAACTATTTTGTGGGCTTTCTGTCCGAGGCCACAGCCACGTTGGCTGGGGCCGGCTTCACCGAAGAGAAGGATCACCTGGAATGGGACCTAACAGTCTCTAAGCCACTGAATGTGGAGCTGCCCCGATCCATGGTAGAAGTTGTCACAAGCTGGAACCTGCCCATGTCTTACTGGCTAAATAACTATGTTTTCAAGAATGCTCTCCACATGGGGACCTTCTCAGCTGTGCTGGTCACCTATGCAGCCAGCGCCCTCCTGCACGGCTTTAGCTTCCACCTGGCTGCCGTGCTGCTGTCCCTGGCGTTTATCACTTACGTAGAACACGTCCTCCGAAAGCGCCTGGCTCGGATCCTCAGTGCCTGTGTCTTATCAAAACGATGCCCACCAGACTGTTCACACCAGCATCGCTTGGGCCTGGCTGTGCGAGCCCTAAACCTGCTCTTTGGGGCCCTGACCATCTTCCACCTGGCCTATCTGGGTTCCCTGTTTGATGTTGATGTAGATGACACCACAGAAGAGCAGGGTTACAGCATGGGATACACTGTCCACAAGTGGTCAGAACTCAGCTGGGCCAGTCACTGGGTCACTTTTGGATGCTGGATCTTCTACCGTCTCATAGGCTGA